The segment CCGCCAAAGTCGTGCCCCGCGCCCTTGCCGCGCGTGCCCGCGCCGAACACGAGGCCGGCCGCCCCTTCAAGGTCGCGATCGTCTCCGGCGCCTCCACCGGCGACTCGCTCGACGGCGAATTGGCCCGCGCCGACGCCATCTCCTGGCGCACCCCTTACCAGAGCAACAAATCCCTGCGCGAAAGCATCAACGCGGGCCGCACGCGGTTTTTTGACATGCACCTTTCCCACCTGCCCCAACAGGTGCGCAGCGGCTTCCTGGGCGACATCGATTGGGCCGTCGTCGAGGCCAGCGACGTTTCCCCCTCCGGCGAGATCACCCTGACCACCTCGGTCGGCGCCTCCCCCACCTTCCTGCGTTGCGCCAAGAAGGTCATCATCGAGGTCAACCGCTTCCATTCGCCCAACCTGCGCGGTTTCCACGACATCTACGAGCCGATGGACCCGCCCTTCCGCCAGCCCATCCCGATTCTGCGCCCGTCCGATCGCATCGGCACGCCGACCGTGAAGGTCGATCCGAACAAAATCGTGGGCATCGTCTATAGCGATATGCCCGACGAAAACGGTGGCTTCGAGCCCGCCGACGATACCACCGAGCGTATAGGCAATAATGTCGCCGAGTTCATCGCCGGTGAGCTGCACGCCGGCCGCATTCCGAAGCAGTTTCTGCCCATTCAATCCGGCGTGGGTAACATCGCCAACGCCGTCCTCGGCAGCCTCGGCGCGCACCCCGGCATTCCCGCCTTCGAAATGTACTCCGAGGTCATCCAGGACTCGGTCATCCAGTTGGTGCGCTCCGGTAAGGTGAAGTTCGCCACCGGCACCTCGCTCACCATCGCCAAGGACGTGTTGCTCAAGTTCTACGACGACCTGGAGTTTTTCCGCTCCCGCATTCTTCTCCGCCCGCAGGAGATCACCAACAACCCCGAGATCGTCCGCCGTCTGGGCATTATCACCATCAATACCGCCATCGAGGTGGACATTTTTGGTAACATCAACTCGACGCACATCATGGGCAGCAACCTCATGA is part of the Opitutus sp. genome and harbors:
- a CDS encoding succinate CoA transferase, whose translation is MSIPFVTLTADEAAALIQNGQTLGVSGFTPAGAAKVVPRALAARARAEHEAGRPFKVAIVSGASTGDSLDGELARADAISWRTPYQSNKSLRESINAGRTRFFDMHLSHLPQQVRSGFLGDIDWAVVEASDVSPSGEITLTTSVGASPTFLRCAKKVIIEVNRFHSPNLRGFHDIYEPMDPPFRQPIPILRPSDRIGTPTVKVDPNKIVGIVYSDMPDENGGFEPADDTTERIGNNVAEFIAGELHAGRIPKQFLPIQSGVGNIANAVLGSLGAHPGIPAFEMYSEVIQDSVIQLVRSGKVKFATGTSLTIAKDVLLKFYDDLEFFRSRILLRPQEITNNPEIVRRLGIITINTAIEVDIFGNINSTHIMGSNLMNGIGGSGDFTRNAHISIFTCPSSAKGGKISTIVPLVSHMDHSEHSVQVVVTENGVADLRGKTPNERAQLIIQKCAHPQFHDLLQHYYEMSKQGQTPQTLSRAFAFHEQFLRTGDMRQTPLG